The following are from one region of the Chromobacterium phragmitis genome:
- a CDS encoding FeoA family protein yields the protein MQSLDGFPAGAHGVVDRLDLSDEAFRRVAAFGLVPGSRFHLRRAAPLGGPLLLEVGATRFLLRRSLARKIQVRAAA from the coding sequence ATGCAGTCACTGGATGGCTTCCCGGCCGGCGCCCACGGCGTGGTGGACCGGCTGGATCTGAGCGACGAGGCGTTTCGCCGCGTGGCTGCCTTCGGCCTGGTGCCGGGCAGCCGTTTTCATCTGCGCCGCGCCGCGCCGCTGGGCGGGCCGCTGCTGCTGGAGGTGGGCGCCACCCGCTTCCTGCTGCGCCGCAGCCTGGCGCGCAAGATCCAGGTGAGGGCCGCGGCATGA
- the dcd gene encoding dCTP deaminase, protein MSIKSDKWIRRMAAEHGMIEPFEANQVKAAADGQKLISYGTSSYGYDIRCADEFKVFTNINSTIVDPKSFDPNSFVEVSGKGYCIIPPNSFALARTVEYFRIPRSVLTVCLGKSTYARCGIIVNVTPFEPEWEGYVTLEFSNTTPLPAKIYANEGVAQVLFFESDEVCDVSYKDRAGKYQGQVGVTLPRP, encoded by the coding sequence ATGAGCATCAAATCGGACAAGTGGATACGCCGGATGGCCGCCGAGCACGGCATGATCGAGCCGTTCGAGGCCAACCAGGTGAAAGCGGCCGCCGACGGCCAGAAGCTGATTTCCTACGGCACCTCCAGCTACGGCTACGATATCCGCTGCGCCGACGAATTCAAGGTGTTCACCAACATCAACAGCACCATCGTCGACCCGAAGAGCTTCGACCCCAACTCCTTCGTCGAAGTCTCCGGCAAGGGCTATTGCATCATCCCGCCCAACAGCTTCGCGCTGGCCCGCACGGTGGAATACTTCCGCATCCCGCGCTCGGTGCTGACCGTCTGCCTGGGCAAATCCACCTACGCCCGCTGCGGCATCATCGTCAACGTCACCCCGTTCGAGCCGGAATGGGAAGGCTACGTGACGCTGGAGTTCTCCAACACCACGCCGCTGCCGGCCAAGATCTACGCCAACGAGGGCGTGGCGCAGGTGCTGTTCTTCGAATCCGACGAAGTCTGCGACGTGTCCTACAAAGACCGCGCCGGCAAGTATCAGGGCCAGGTGGGCGTCACGCTGCCGCGTCCGTAA